In Bradyrhizobium sp. CCBAU 051011, the following are encoded in one genomic region:
- a CDS encoding ABC transporter substrate-binding protein, which produces MRTRIKWLLPTFFAALLLAALQPARAAGVTDTEIRIGNIMPYTGPLAAFASIGRAEAAYFDMINERGGINGRKIKFISRDDSSNPRTAIEQTHELVEQERVHLMFGSFGTPSNLATRTYLNERSIPQLFVASGDEEWAHPKRFPWTMGWQPTFRAEGRIYANYIQAAYPSRKIAVLWQNDQFGRDLFRGLQEGLGFTANMIVADIAIEADMSIDTQVEILKNSGAEVLVLNCAPPISARAIRRAAELGWHPQLVLVNAAASIANALRPAGLQNSVGVISTSFLKDASDTTWKDDSAIKEWLAFMDKYYPDGDKEDSNAIFGYAAAETLARVLTQCGDDLSRENIMRQAASLRNYQSTVAFPGITINTGPSDFHPIEQMRLVQFDGNAWQPIGDVIESAFLGAPGDK; this is translated from the coding sequence ATGAGAACAAGAATAAAATGGCTGCTACCAACCTTCTTCGCCGCATTGTTGTTGGCCGCCCTGCAGCCGGCCCGGGCTGCCGGCGTCACCGACACCGAAATCCGCATCGGCAACATCATGCCCTATACCGGACCGCTGGCCGCGTTCGCTTCGATCGGCCGGGCGGAAGCCGCCTATTTCGACATGATCAATGAGCGCGGCGGCATCAACGGACGCAAGATCAAATTCATCTCGCGCGACGACAGCTCAAACCCGAGAACCGCGATCGAGCAGACCCATGAGCTTGTCGAACAGGAGCGCGTGCACCTGATGTTCGGCTCGTTCGGCACGCCGAGCAATCTGGCGACTCGAACCTATCTCAATGAGAGAAGTATCCCGCAGCTTTTCGTCGCCTCCGGCGATGAGGAATGGGCGCATCCGAAGCGGTTTCCGTGGACGATGGGCTGGCAGCCGACGTTCCGCGCCGAGGGCCGGATCTATGCCAATTACATCCAGGCCGCCTATCCGAGCCGGAAGATCGCCGTGCTCTGGCAGAACGATCAGTTCGGCCGCGATCTGTTCCGGGGATTGCAGGAGGGGCTCGGCTTCACGGCCAACATGATCGTAGCCGACATCGCCATCGAAGCGGATATGTCGATCGATACCCAGGTTGAAATCCTGAAGAACTCCGGCGCTGAAGTGCTCGTGCTCAATTGCGCGCCGCCGATCTCGGCGCGCGCCATCCGCAGGGCGGCCGAATTGGGCTGGCATCCGCAGCTCGTGCTGGTCAACGCGGCAGCGTCGATCGCGAACGCGCTGAGACCGGCCGGGCTGCAGAATTCCGTCGGCGTGATCTCCACTTCGTTCCTGAAGGATGCCAGCGACACCACCTGGAAAGATGATTCTGCCATCAAGGAGTGGCTGGCGTTCATGGACAAGTATTATCCCGATGGCGACAAGGAAGACAGCAACGCCATCTTCGGCTACGCGGCCGCTGAGACTCTGGCTCGGGTATTGACCCAGTGCGGCGATGACCTGTCGCGCGAGAACATCATGCGGCAGGCGGCGTCGCTGCGAAACTACCAGAGCACGGTCGCCTTCCCGGGAATAACGATAAACACCGGGCCGTCCGACTTCCATCCGATCGAGCAGATGCGGCTGGTGCAGTTCGACGGCAATGCCTGGCAGCCGATCGGCGACGTGATCGAGAGCGCGTTTCTGGGCGCGCCGGGAGATAAGTGA